In Rhodococcus sp. OK302, one genomic interval encodes:
- a CDS encoding phosphoenolpyruvate carboxykinase (GTP), with product MTSATIPGLNGTDGTPPTQHKELLAWVQEVAELTQPARVVFADGSDEEWDRLTNKLVEAGTFTRLNDEKKPNSFLGNSDPSDVARVESRTYICSKEEVDAGPTNNWMDPSEMRTLMGDLYRGCMRGRTMYVVPFCMGPLGAEDPKLGVELTDSEYVVVSMRVMTRMGAQVLEKLGTDGFFVKALHSLGAPLAEGQADVAWPCNDTKYITHFPEDREIWSFGSGYGGNALLGKKCFSLRIASAMAHDEGWLAEHMLILKLISPEDKAYYIAAAFPSACGKTNLAMIQPTIPGWRAETLGDDIAWMRFGDDGQLYAVNPEFGFFGVAPGTNWSSNPNAMRTIDQGNTVFTNVALTDDGDVWWEGLEGDPQHLIDWKGNEWTPESGNQAAHPNSRYCTPMSQCPIMAPEWDDPKGVPISAILFGGRRKTTVPLVTEARDWQHGVFMGATVGSEQTAAAEGTVGTVRRDPMAMLPFLGYNVGDYFQHWIDLGKAADESKLPKVFYVNWFRRGDDGRFLWPGFGENSRVLKWIVERIEHKAAGIDTPIGVVPTGDALDIDGLDVSAADITEALAVNIDEWKAEIPLIEEWFDFVGEKLPTGIRDEFEALKQRLG from the coding sequence ATGACCTCAGCGACCATTCCCGGTCTCAATGGAACTGACGGCACGCCCCCCACGCAGCACAAGGAACTCCTTGCGTGGGTGCAAGAGGTTGCCGAACTCACCCAGCCGGCTCGCGTCGTCTTTGCTGACGGCTCGGACGAAGAGTGGGACCGGCTGACCAACAAGCTGGTCGAGGCAGGCACCTTCACACGCCTCAACGACGAAAAGAAGCCGAACTCGTTCCTCGGCAATTCCGATCCTTCCGATGTGGCACGCGTCGAATCGCGCACCTACATCTGCTCGAAGGAAGAAGTCGACGCAGGCCCCACCAATAACTGGATGGACCCGTCGGAAATGCGCACCCTCATGGGTGACCTGTACCGCGGTTGCATGCGCGGACGCACCATGTACGTGGTGCCGTTCTGCATGGGACCCCTCGGCGCCGAGGATCCGAAGCTGGGCGTCGAGCTCACGGACTCCGAGTACGTCGTCGTCTCCATGCGCGTCATGACACGCATGGGTGCCCAGGTTCTCGAGAAGCTCGGCACCGACGGATTCTTCGTCAAGGCGCTGCATTCGTTGGGTGCTCCGCTGGCCGAAGGCCAAGCCGATGTCGCGTGGCCGTGCAACGACACCAAGTACATCACTCACTTCCCCGAGGATCGTGAGATCTGGAGCTTCGGTTCCGGCTACGGCGGAAACGCTCTCCTGGGCAAGAAGTGCTTCTCGCTGCGCATCGCTTCGGCAATGGCGCACGACGAAGGCTGGCTGGCCGAGCACATGCTCATCCTCAAGCTGATCTCCCCCGAGGACAAGGCCTACTACATCGCGGCGGCATTCCCGTCCGCCTGTGGCAAGACCAACCTCGCGATGATCCAGCCGACCATCCCCGGATGGCGTGCCGAGACCCTCGGTGACGACATCGCCTGGATGCGTTTCGGTGACGACGGACAGCTGTACGCCGTCAACCCGGAATTCGGTTTCTTCGGCGTGGCACCGGGCACCAACTGGTCCTCGAACCCCAACGCCATGCGCACCATCGACCAGGGCAACACGGTGTTCACCAACGTTGCACTGACCGACGACGGCGACGTCTGGTGGGAAGGCCTCGAAGGCGACCCGCAGCACCTGATCGACTGGAAGGGCAACGAGTGGACGCCCGAATCCGGCAACCAGGCTGCTCATCCCAACTCGCGCTACTGCACCCCGATGTCGCAGTGCCCGATCATGGCTCCCGAGTGGGACGACCCGAAGGGCGTGCCGATCTCGGCAATCCTCTTCGGTGGACGTCGTAAGACGACGGTTCCGCTGGTCACCGAGGCTCGCGACTGGCAGCATGGCGTCTTCATGGGTGCCACGGTCGGCTCCGAGCAGACCGCAGCAGCAGAGGGCACGGTCGGCACGGTTCGCCGCGACCCGATGGCAATGCTGCCGTTCCTCGGCTACAACGTGGGCGACTACTTCCAGCACTGGATCGACCTCGGCAAGGCTGCCGACGAGTCCAAGCTGCCCAAGGTCTTCTACGTCAACTGGTTCCGCCGCGGCGACGACGGACGTTTCCTGTGGCCAGGCTTCGGTGAGAACTCTCGCGTCCTGAAGTGGATCGTCGAGCGTATCGAGCACAAGGCTGCCGGCATCGACACCCCGATCGGCGTCGTTCCCACCGGTGACGCTCTCGATATCGACGGCCTGGATGTGTCGGCTGCCGACATCACCGAGGCTCTCGCGGTCAACATCGACGAGTGGAAGGCCGAGATCCCGCTCATCGAGGAGTGGTTCGACTTCGTCGGCGAGAAGCTGCCTACCGGCATTCGCGACGAGTTCGAGGCTCTGAAGCAGCGTCTGGGCTGA
- a CDS encoding NYN domain-containing protein: MSVSEQLSDDVTSSGSPLDLGRDSRHPKRVLLVWDAPNLDMGLGAILGGRPTAAYRPRFDALGRWLLSRTAELSTREIGTLEPEATVFTNIATGSADVVRPWVEALRNVGFAVFAKPKVDEDSDVDSDMLEHIALRYGEGLAGIMVASADGQAFREPLENIAATGIPVQVLGFREHASWAVSSDILDFVDLEDIPGVFREPLPRVSLDTLPDEGAWLQPFRPLSALLIGRKSVAE, from the coding sequence ATGAGTGTCAGCGAACAGCTATCTGACGACGTCACGTCATCAGGATCTCCCCTCGACCTCGGTCGTGACTCCCGCCACCCCAAGCGGGTACTTCTCGTCTGGGACGCCCCTAACCTGGACATGGGCCTCGGTGCCATCCTCGGTGGACGCCCGACGGCCGCCTACCGGCCACGATTCGACGCTCTCGGCCGCTGGCTACTCTCGCGCACCGCTGAGCTGTCCACTCGGGAAATCGGCACTCTCGAGCCCGAAGCGACAGTCTTCACGAACATCGCGACCGGCAGCGCCGACGTTGTACGCCCCTGGGTCGAAGCGTTGCGTAATGTGGGTTTTGCGGTGTTCGCCAAGCCGAAGGTCGATGAGGACAGCGATGTCGATTCAGACATGCTCGAGCACATCGCTCTGCGGTACGGCGAGGGCTTGGCCGGAATTATGGTCGCGTCCGCCGACGGGCAAGCATTCCGCGAACCGTTGGAGAACATCGCAGCAACCGGCATTCCGGTTCAAGTACTCGGATTCCGCGAGCACGCCAGCTGGGCTGTGTCGTCCGACATCTTGGACTTCGTCGATCTCGAGGACATTCCCGGCGTCTTCCGCGAGCCTCTGCCGCGGGTAAGCCTGGATACTCTGCCCGACGAGGGCGCCTGGTTGCAGCCGTTCCGACCGCTTTCCGCCCTGCTCATCGGGCGAAAAAGTGTTGCCGAATAG
- a CDS encoding aldehyde dehydrogenase — protein MTKYDKLYIGGEWVTPATDQVLEVFSPATEELVGSCPVATPADIDAAVAAARNAFDNGPWAKTTPAERGAILAKAAKLLEEGSAELNQLISNEMGQPPSMVAMMQQTPSMATLGFYSELADKFAWEEKRTGVFGQTKVTREPVGVVAAVLAWNVPLFLAINKLAPALLAGCAVLLKPAPESPLSVHVVAEIFAEAGVPAGVISVLPGGAETGEYLVSHPDIDKITFTGSSAVGRKIGAIAAQNLKRCSLELGGKSAAIILEDADIAAGMPMLVMSGLMNTGQACVAQTRILAPRSRYDEVIEGMKTAAGYMTVGDPSDPAAQLGPLISEKQRERVEGYIAKGLEEGARLVLGGGRPAGLDKGWYVEPTIFADVDNSMTIAREEIFGPVLSVIPYDSEDEAIKIANDSDYGLAGSVWTADIEHGLEIAAQIRTGTYGINWYAFDAGSPFGGYKNSGIGRENGPEGLEAFCESKSVLMPPGYTS, from the coding sequence ATGACAAAGTACGACAAGCTCTACATCGGCGGCGAGTGGGTCACCCCCGCCACCGACCAGGTTCTCGAAGTGTTCTCCCCGGCAACGGAAGAGCTCGTCGGAAGCTGCCCCGTCGCCACCCCCGCCGACATCGATGCCGCAGTCGCCGCTGCCCGCAACGCTTTCGACAACGGTCCGTGGGCCAAGACGACGCCCGCCGAGCGCGGCGCGATCCTCGCGAAGGCCGCCAAGCTCCTCGAAGAGGGCAGCGCAGAACTAAACCAGCTCATCTCCAACGAGATGGGCCAGCCGCCTTCAATGGTCGCCATGATGCAGCAGACCCCGTCGATGGCGACGCTCGGCTTCTACTCCGAACTCGCTGACAAATTTGCCTGGGAAGAGAAGCGCACCGGCGTCTTCGGCCAGACCAAGGTCACCCGTGAGCCCGTCGGCGTCGTCGCTGCCGTTCTCGCCTGGAACGTTCCACTGTTCCTCGCGATCAACAAGCTCGCTCCCGCTCTGCTCGCAGGCTGCGCCGTCCTACTCAAGCCGGCTCCCGAGTCGCCGCTCTCCGTCCATGTGGTTGCCGAAATCTTTGCCGAGGCAGGCGTTCCCGCCGGCGTCATCTCCGTACTCCCCGGTGGCGCCGAGACCGGCGAATACCTGGTCTCGCATCCCGACATCGACAAGATCACCTTCACCGGCTCCAGCGCCGTCGGCCGCAAGATCGGCGCCATCGCGGCACAGAACCTCAAGCGCTGCTCCCTCGAACTCGGCGGCAAGTCCGCTGCGATCATCCTCGAGGACGCCGACATTGCTGCCGGTATGCCGATGCTCGTCATGTCCGGCCTGATGAACACCGGCCAGGCCTGTGTTGCACAGACCCGAATCCTCGCTCCCCGTTCACGTTATGACGAGGTCATCGAGGGAATGAAGACCGCTGCCGGTTACATGACCGTCGGCGATCCTTCGGATCCGGCAGCCCAGCTCGGCCCCTTGATCTCCGAGAAGCAGCGTGAGCGCGTCGAGGGTTACATCGCCAAGGGTCTGGAAGAGGGCGCTCGTCTCGTTCTCGGCGGCGGCCGTCCCGCCGGCCTGGACAAGGGCTGGTACGTCGAGCCCACCATCTTCGCCGATGTCGACAACTCCATGACCATCGCCCGCGAAGAGATCTTCGGACCTGTCTTGTCGGTGATTCCGTACGACTCCGAGGACGAGGCCATCAAGATCGCCAACGACTCCGACTACGGCCTCGCCGGTTCCGTGTGGACCGCCGACATCGAGCACGGCCTCGAAATTGCCGCGCAGATCCGCACCGGAACCTACGGAATCAACTGGTACGCCTTCGATGCCGGCTCACCGTTCGGTGGCTACAAGAACTCCGGCATCGGACGCGAGAACGGACCGGAAGGCCTCGAAGCCTTCTGTGAGAGCAAGTCCGTGCTCATGCCCCCCGGCTACACGAGCTGA
- the cysK gene encoding cysteine synthase A — protein MAGIYNDVTELVGRTPLVRLNRLTEGLGAQVVAKLEFYNPANSVKDRIGVAIIDAAEKSGELKPGGTIVEGTSGNTGIALAMVGAARGYKVILTMPETMSTERRVMLRAYGAEIVLTPGSEGMAGAVAKAKEIVEQTENAVSANQFGNPANPAIHEATTGEEVWADTDGAIDIFVAGIGTGGTLTGVGRALRARKPGVQIVGVEPADSPILTGGQPGPHKIQGLGANFVPDILDREIYDEIVDVKFDDAVTTARALGTDEGILGGVSSGANVWAALELAKRPENAGKLIVVVVPDFGERYISTPLFEHIRD, from the coding sequence ATGGCCGGAATTTACAACGACGTCACCGAGTTGGTCGGGCGCACCCCGCTGGTGCGACTCAACCGTCTTACCGAGGGTCTCGGCGCACAGGTTGTAGCGAAGCTCGAGTTCTACAACCCGGCAAACAGTGTCAAGGACCGTATCGGCGTTGCGATCATCGACGCCGCCGAGAAGTCCGGTGAACTCAAGCCCGGCGGCACCATCGTCGAAGGCACCAGTGGTAACACCGGTATCGCCCTCGCCATGGTCGGCGCTGCACGCGGCTACAAGGTCATCCTGACGATGCCTGAGACGATGTCCACCGAGCGTCGCGTCATGCTGCGTGCCTACGGCGCCGAGATCGTCCTGACCCCGGGCTCCGAGGGCATGGCCGGCGCAGTCGCCAAGGCCAAGGAAATCGTCGAGCAGACCGAAAACGCTGTCTCGGCCAACCAGTTCGGCAACCCCGCGAACCCCGCCATCCACGAGGCCACGACGGGCGAAGAGGTCTGGGCAGACACGGACGGCGCCATCGACATCTTCGTCGCCGGCATCGGCACCGGTGGAACCTTGACGGGCGTCGGCCGCGCGTTGCGCGCACGCAAGCCCGGCGTCCAGATCGTGGGCGTCGAGCCTGCCGATTCGCCCATCCTCACCGGTGGCCAGCCCGGCCCCCACAAGATCCAGGGTCTCGGCGCAAACTTTGTGCCGGACATCCTCGATCGCGAAATTTACGACGAGATCGTCGACGTCAAGTTCGACGACGCAGTCACCACGGCCCGCGCATTGGGTACGGATGAAGGCATCCTCGGTGGTGTCTCCTCCGGAGCCAACGTCTGGGCCGCACTCGAATTGGCGAAGCGCCCCGAGAATGCCGGCAAGTTGATCGTCGTTGTTGTCCCCGACTTCGGTGAGCGTTACATCTCCACCCCGCTGTTCGAACACATCCGGGACTGA
- a CDS encoding cation diffusion facilitator family transporter: protein MSTETETKASQDESTVTVVLAFAANAVIAAAKTAAAIITGSASMVAEATHSWADTGNEVLLLIANRRSKRVPDREHPLGYGREAYIWSMFAALGLFALGAGVSITHGIQELFHSEPATDFGVAYAVLGVSFILEGISFRQAYKQLRGEAAAVNRDVLAQALNTSDPTTRAVFAEDAAALIGLVIAFVGVLLHQITGSPIPDALGSICVGILLGVIAVILIDRNRRFLVGEEASPTLRAAGIEALTALPDINRITFLRMEYLGPRQVYLVASVDLVGDYAESRVAHTLRELERTLEQSPRVVRAILTLSTPEEPSIAA, encoded by the coding sequence GTGAGCACCGAAACCGAGACAAAGGCATCACAAGACGAAAGCACCGTCACCGTCGTACTGGCGTTTGCCGCAAATGCTGTGATCGCCGCGGCAAAAACAGCGGCCGCGATCATCACCGGATCTGCGTCGATGGTCGCCGAAGCCACCCACTCGTGGGCCGATACCGGCAACGAGGTGCTGCTCCTCATCGCCAACAGGCGATCGAAGCGAGTCCCGGACCGCGAACATCCACTCGGATACGGCCGCGAGGCCTACATCTGGTCGATGTTCGCGGCCCTCGGACTCTTCGCCCTCGGCGCTGGAGTGTCGATCACCCACGGAATCCAGGAACTATTCCATTCCGAGCCGGCCACCGACTTCGGTGTTGCCTACGCAGTTCTCGGAGTCTCGTTCATCCTCGAGGGCATCTCGTTCCGCCAGGCGTACAAACAACTCCGTGGTGAAGCAGCAGCCGTCAACCGCGACGTACTTGCGCAGGCACTCAACACATCCGACCCCACGACGCGGGCCGTGTTCGCCGAAGATGCTGCGGCACTGATCGGTTTGGTCATCGCGTTTGTCGGCGTGCTGCTGCACCAGATCACCGGCTCACCGATTCCCGACGCCCTCGGATCCATCTGCGTCGGCATCCTGCTGGGCGTGATCGCGGTGATCCTGATCGATCGCAATCGCCGGTTCCTGGTCGGCGAAGAAGCATCGCCGACGCTCCGCGCAGCCGGCATCGAAGCACTCACCGCGCTTCCCGACATCAACCGAATCACGTTCCTGCGCATGGAATACCTCGGTCCGCGGCAGGTGTACCTGGTTGCGAGCGTCGACCTGGTCGGCGACTACGCAGAATCGCGAGTCGCCCACACCTTGCGCGAACTCGAGCGCACACTCGAGCAGAGTCCACGCGTCGTGCGGGCGATCCTGACACTCTCGACGCCTGAAGAACCGTCCATCGCGGCCTGA
- a CDS encoding DUF6802 family protein, which produces MDSFLITADNVDTGRFDVCHLPVVHLPAEGIDPATFGPGSGAVDVGDLTVNLDAFDLDGDGIVDSRVIHSDDALVVVSDFDHDGAVDRVAMVEADGDYSAWECHRDDEGLLVWDRIDAGTL; this is translated from the coding sequence ATGGACAGCTTTCTGATCACGGCAGACAACGTCGACACAGGTCGGTTCGACGTCTGCCACCTGCCCGTCGTGCATCTGCCGGCCGAGGGCATCGATCCGGCAACGTTCGGACCGGGGTCGGGTGCCGTCGACGTCGGCGATCTGACGGTCAATCTCGACGCTTTCGATCTGGACGGGGACGGAATCGTCGACAGTCGCGTCATCCATTCCGACGATGCACTCGTCGTCGTCTCGGATTTCGATCACGACGGCGCCGTGGACCGCGTGGCGATGGTCGAAGCCGATGGCGACTACTCCGCGTGGGAATGCCACCGCGACGACGAAGGCCTGTTGGTCTGGGACCGCATCGACGCCGGGACTTTATGA
- the epsC gene encoding serine O-acetyltransferase EpsC, which translates to MSILGTIREDLQAARGQDPAARSNAENALVYSGLHAIWSHRVAHRMWAVPALRGPARVLSQLTRFATGIEIHPGATIGRRFFIDHGMGVVIGETAEVGNDVMLYHGVTLGGRSLEQVKRHPTLEDRVTVGAGAKILGPVVIGEGSAIGANAVVTRDVPADSIATGIPAVARPRTTKEKLVDPNSYIDPAMYI; encoded by the coding sequence ATGAGTATCCTCGGGACCATTCGCGAGGACCTGCAGGCTGCGCGCGGTCAGGATCCTGCCGCGCGCAGTAATGCGGAGAACGCGCTCGTTTACTCAGGGCTGCACGCCATCTGGTCGCATCGAGTTGCGCACAGGATGTGGGCAGTGCCCGCACTGCGCGGCCCCGCCCGGGTGCTGTCGCAGCTGACACGTTTTGCCACCGGCATCGAGATTCACCCCGGCGCCACCATCGGCCGACGGTTCTTCATCGACCACGGCATGGGCGTCGTGATCGGGGAAACGGCTGAGGTCGGCAACGACGTCATGCTCTATCACGGAGTCACCCTCGGCGGTCGTTCACTCGAGCAGGTCAAGCGTCACCCGACGCTCGAAGATCGCGTCACCGTTGGTGCGGGTGCCAAGATCCTCGGCCCCGTCGTCATCGGCGAAGGCAGTGCTATCGGCGCCAATGCTGTTGTGACGCGAGATGTTCCGGCTGATTCCATTGCAACCGGAATTCCCGCAGTGGCGCGTCCGCGCACCACCAAGGAGAAGTTGGTGGATCCGAACAGTTACATCGATCCGGCGATGTATATCTGA
- a CDS encoding GTPase domain-containing protein, translating to MRTGARLMSAGSLEDASAEPMDELRRLAYRLMPIDQRAAEAVHSIVGSLTAPLQVLVAGRSGVGRSAVVRLLESDSRATRRVGGAPVIPTETRALDVPGASDPDLTHHCVVYVVVDGIRDVDRRAAGRLSDRGLVVVNKADCVGDGWGAAVGRAAEIADEVGTATVPLVALTGEGGGVFFDALARILETAWWRRVDGMRSVLDRLAAVADADEAGAQDEVERYLADESGVIFAATAALVRPELQEFVAAAPALPKTVDDALLCATWWGGQAQREHSSWPDAISLVQRGYVRRWASLGGGPERPEVAP from the coding sequence ATGAGAACTGGGGCTCGATTGATGTCCGCGGGTTCGCTGGAGGATGCGAGCGCGGAACCGATGGACGAATTGAGACGGCTCGCGTACCGGCTGATGCCGATCGATCAGCGCGCCGCAGAAGCCGTGCATTCGATTGTCGGATCGCTGACAGCGCCGCTGCAGGTGCTTGTTGCCGGACGAAGCGGAGTGGGTCGGTCGGCAGTGGTCCGGTTGCTCGAAAGTGACAGCAGAGCGACGCGTCGTGTCGGCGGTGCTCCGGTGATCCCGACGGAGACGCGAGCATTAGATGTGCCGGGGGCAAGTGATCCGGACCTGACCCACCACTGCGTCGTGTACGTGGTTGTCGACGGAATTCGTGATGTGGATCGGCGTGCAGCGGGGCGGTTGTCCGATCGTGGGCTTGTCGTCGTGAACAAGGCCGACTGCGTGGGTGACGGCTGGGGAGCTGCCGTCGGACGAGCCGCCGAGATTGCGGATGAGGTCGGGACTGCCACGGTTCCCCTGGTGGCGTTGACGGGAGAAGGCGGTGGCGTCTTTTTCGACGCCCTCGCCCGGATCCTCGAGACTGCGTGGTGGCGCAGAGTCGACGGAATGCGATCAGTACTCGACAGGCTTGCCGCCGTGGCCGACGCAGACGAGGCCGGCGCGCAGGACGAAGTCGAGCGGTACTTGGCTGACGAGAGCGGGGTGATCTTTGCCGCGACTGCAGCACTGGTGCGTCCGGAGTTGCAGGAGTTTGTCGCCGCAGCGCCCGCTTTGCCGAAGACGGTCGACGATGCGCTGTTGTGCGCAACATGGTGGGGCGGGCAGGCGCAACGCGAGCACTCTTCGTGGCCGGACGCGATTTCGCTCGTTCAGCGTGGATACGTCAGAAGGTGGGCTTCGCTCGGCGGCGGACCCGAGCGACCCGAGGTCGCTCCGTGA
- a CDS encoding MMPL family transporter, with amino-acid sequence MFASWGSIVYRARFTVIAVMVAGLLGLAAYGLSLQDHLSQSGWDDPGSQSVEAAKLADGTFGRSTTGDVLALYTAPEGKTVDDPEFQAKVIDSLKRLVAEHPDQIMKINGSYFKVGDGLSVAALADPTRQHAVASVAIAGDNDTAVSNNFRDVESAFYIDGVDVQLAGLQPVANSLNDTMANDIKRMEMLAIPAVGILLFFVFGGVVAAALPLIIGGLTVIGANGIIRLITNFTEVNAFVAPVVSLIGLGLAIDYGLFIVTRFREEIAEGHDIPSAVRRTVMTAGRTVMFSATMVAVSLGGLLLFPQGFLKSVAYGGIAAVMLAAIASVTILPAILGILGKRVDALTFKRLRQTKTNEEIENGFWGKLTTFVMRHPLKVAIPIIVALLLMIIPLSGIKFGGINETYLPPNSPTRVAQAEFDELFPGNRTEPVRLVIEGADNAALGQIMKTANTAPGLVEKFTPEQATKNGVNVLKAGLTERNEARPTVDYLRSAEWPEGTTVLVGGTPAIEQDSVDALLDRLPLMVVTVLLLTTLLMFLTFGSLVLPIKAALMSALGLGATLGILTWIFIDGHGSEMLNFTPGPIMSPVLVLIIAIVYGLSTDYEVFLLSRMVEARAQGASTTESIRIGTAHTGRIITAAALILIVVTAAFGLSELVMMKYISYGMISALVIDATLIRMFLVPATMKLLGDDCWWAPAWMKRIQEKIGLGEPILDSELALANIPQLMPVGAIAGPGFAKTATSRVQPPITPASGKREPDPLTEPIPLGEMSVKAPTVKPGETPRRRSTDRPPLTAPQDLIEAPVPNPMYKAVKPTPASPTAAEERPIESWLSDLRTTEATPPASRPLPVVRATVATNGSASNGSASNGTAHNGASQPVTETPVNGSTAVTGSTAEDAASGRHRPDDNNAVSVSELIARQKKQS; translated from the coding sequence GTGTTCGCCAGCTGGGGAAGCATCGTCTACCGTGCCCGCTTCACCGTCATCGCCGTCATGGTGGCGGGTCTTCTTGGGCTCGCCGCTTACGGTCTGAGCCTGCAAGATCACCTCAGCCAGAGCGGCTGGGACGATCCGGGATCGCAATCGGTCGAGGCTGCCAAACTCGCTGACGGCACATTCGGGCGGAGCACAACGGGCGACGTCTTGGCGCTGTATACAGCGCCTGAAGGCAAGACCGTCGACGATCCCGAGTTCCAGGCGAAAGTCATCGACAGCCTGAAACGACTCGTCGCCGAGCACCCCGACCAGATCATGAAGATCAACGGTTCGTACTTCAAGGTCGGCGACGGACTCTCCGTCGCCGCCTTGGCGGATCCGACGAGGCAGCACGCGGTGGCCAGCGTCGCCATCGCGGGCGACAACGACACAGCTGTGTCCAACAACTTCCGCGACGTCGAGAGCGCCTTCTACATCGACGGCGTCGACGTTCAGTTGGCCGGCCTGCAGCCGGTGGCGAACTCTCTGAACGACACGATGGCCAATGACATCAAGCGCATGGAAATGCTCGCGATTCCCGCCGTCGGTATCTTGCTGTTCTTCGTGTTCGGTGGCGTGGTCGCTGCGGCACTCCCCCTGATCATCGGTGGCCTCACTGTCATCGGGGCCAACGGCATCATCCGTCTGATCACCAATTTCACCGAGGTCAACGCATTTGTTGCGCCCGTGGTCTCGCTGATCGGACTGGGTCTTGCCATCGACTACGGCTTGTTTATCGTCACTCGATTCCGCGAAGAGATAGCCGAGGGGCACGACATCCCTTCCGCAGTCCGCAGAACCGTCATGACGGCCGGTCGAACAGTCATGTTCTCGGCCACGATGGTCGCGGTCAGCCTCGGCGGACTTCTACTCTTCCCTCAGGGCTTCCTGAAATCCGTTGCCTACGGCGGAATCGCCGCCGTCATGCTCGCCGCGATTGCGTCCGTCACGATCCTGCCCGCAATTCTCGGAATTCTCGGCAAACGGGTGGACGCCCTGACCTTCAAGCGACTGCGTCAGACCAAGACCAACGAAGAAATCGAGAACGGGTTCTGGGGCAAGCTCACCACGTTCGTGATGCGACATCCGCTCAAAGTCGCGATCCCGATCATCGTCGCTTTGCTCCTGATGATCATTCCGCTCAGCGGCATAAAGTTCGGTGGCATCAACGAGACGTATCTGCCGCCCAACAGTCCCACCCGCGTGGCGCAAGCCGAGTTCGACGAACTCTTCCCGGGTAACCGCACCGAGCCTGTCCGTCTGGTCATCGAGGGCGCAGACAATGCAGCTCTCGGCCAGATCATGAAGACGGCCAACACCGCTCCGGGACTCGTCGAGAAGTTCACTCCCGAGCAGGCGACGAAGAACGGCGTCAACGTCCTCAAAGCGGGCCTGACCGAACGCAACGAGGCTCGTCCCACCGTCGACTACCTCCGGTCCGCGGAATGGCCTGAAGGTACGACGGTCCTCGTCGGCGGCACCCCCGCCATCGAGCAGGACAGCGTCGACGCACTCCTCGACCGCCTGCCGCTGATGGTCGTCACGGTCCTTCTGCTGACGACGTTGTTGATGTTCCTGACCTTCGGATCATTGGTCCTGCCTATCAAGGCAGCTCTGATGAGTGCCCTCGGATTGGGGGCGACACTCGGAATCCTGACCTGGATCTTCATCGACGGACATGGCTCCGAGATGCTCAACTTCACGCCCGGCCCCATCATGTCGCCAGTTCTGGTCCTGATCATCGCGATCGTGTACGGCCTCTCCACCGACTACGAAGTGTTCCTGCTCTCCCGCATGGTGGAGGCCCGCGCCCAGGGCGCAAGCACGACCGAATCAATCCGTATCGGAACTGCGCACACCGGCCGAATCATCACTGCGGCCGCTCTGATCCTCATCGTGGTGACCGCTGCATTCGGCCTGTCCGAACTCGTGATGATGAAGTACATCTCGTACGGCATGATCTCGGCGCTCGTCATCGACGCCACGCTCATCCGTATGTTCCTCGTGCCCGCCACAATGAAGCTGCTCGGCGACGACTGCTGGTGGGCTCCGGCCTGGATGAAACGTATCCAGGAAAAGATCGGTCTCGGCGAGCCGATTCTGGACAGTGAGCTTGCACTCGCCAACATCCCGCAGCTCATGCCTGTCGGCGCGATCGCCGGACCAGGCTTCGCCAAGACCGCGACATCTCGGGTGCAGCCTCCCATCACGCCGGCTTCGGGTAAACGTGAACCAGACCCCCTCACCGAGCCCATCCCCCTCGGCGAAATGTCCGTCAAAGCGCCCACCGTCAAGCCCGGCGAGACGCCGCGGCGCCGCAGTACGGACCGGCCACCTCTTACGGCCCCGCAGGACCTGATCGAAGCGCCGGTTCCCAACCCGATGTACAAGGCTGTGAAACCTACACCGGCGTCTCCCACTGCAGCCGAAGAACGTCCGATCGAAAGCTGGTTGTCGGATCTGCGCACCACGGAGGCGACGCCGCCCGCATCGAGGCCACTTCCCGTCGTGCGAGCAACTGTCGCAACCAATGGGAGTGCAAGCAACGGGAGTGCAAGCAACGGGACTGCACACAACGGTGCCAGCCAGCCTGTCACCGAAACCCCCGTCAACGGAAGCACTGCGGTCACCGGAAGCACTGCGGAGGATGCAGCCAGTGGACGCCACCGCCCTGACGACAACAATGCCGTCAGTGTCAGCGAACTCATTGCGAGGCAGAAGAAGCAGAGTTGA